From Cognatishimia activa, one genomic window encodes:
- the gcvP gene encoding aminomethyl-transferring glycine dehydrogenase, giving the protein MPFEPTDYLPYDFANRRHIGPSPEEMVEMLEVVGAKNLDDLIEDTLPKSIRQKEELDFGRPLSERQLLYRMRQTAEKNVLMTSLIGQGYHGTVTPPAIQRNILENPAWYTAYTPYQPEISQGRLEALLNFQTMVSDLTGLEIANASLLDESTACAEAMTMAQRVAKSKAKAFFVDRDCHPQNIAVVKTRAEPLGIEVIVGNPDKLEADKVFGALFQYPGTYGHVRDFTPQIEKLHENKAIAIVAADPLSLTLLKEPGAMGADIAVGSTQRFGVPMGYGGPHAAYMATKDAYKRAMPGRLVGVSIDAHGNRAYRLSLQTREQHIRREKATSNVCTAQALLAVMASMYAVFHGPKGLQAIAQRIHRKTVRLANGLEAAGFKVDPQSFFDTITVDVGPLQAAVLKSARDENINLRKVGEFRVGITLDEATRSDVIEGVWRAFGIVTKDDKLDQGYRVPENMHRRTEYLTHPIFHMNRAETEMMRYMRRLADRDLALDRAMIPLGSCTMKLNAAAEMMPISWPEFAHMHPFAPVDQAAGYTEMVTDLSDKLCDITGYDAISMQPNSGAQGEYAGLLTIAAYHRANGQGHRNICLIPMSAHGTNPASAQMVGWKVVPVKSAENGDIDLEDFKAKAEKHGENLAGCMITYPSTHGVFEETVHEVCQITHDFGGQVYIDGANMNAMVGLSRPGDLGGDVSHLNLHKTFAIPHGGGGPGMGPIGVKAHLTPHLPGHPETGGEEGPVSAAPLGSASILAISWAYCLMMGGDGLTQATRVAILNGNYIAKRLEGAFEVLYKGPTGRVAHECIIDTRPFADTAGVSVDDIAKRLIDNGFHAPTMSWPVAGTLMIEPTESETKAELDRFCDAMLAIRAEIDAIEKGDMDAENNPLKNAPHTMEDLVKDWDRPDSREQGCFPPGAFRVDKYWPPVNRVDNAFGDRHLICTCPPMDDYAEAAE; this is encoded by the coding sequence ATGCCTTTCGAACCTACAGATTATCTGCCCTACGACTTCGCGAACCGTCGCCACATCGGTCCATCTCCGGAGGAGATGGTTGAGATGCTGGAGGTGGTTGGAGCGAAAAACCTTGATGACTTGATCGAAGACACACTACCTAAATCGATCCGTCAAAAAGAAGAATTAGACTTCGGTCGTCCTCTTTCTGAGCGCCAGCTGCTGTATCGGATGCGCCAAACGGCAGAGAAAAACGTGCTGATGACCAGCCTGATTGGGCAGGGCTATCACGGCACTGTCACACCGCCTGCGATCCAGCGCAATATTCTGGAAAATCCAGCGTGGTACACGGCCTATACGCCTTACCAGCCAGAGATTTCTCAGGGCCGTCTTGAAGCGCTTTTGAACTTCCAGACCATGGTCAGCGATTTGACGGGATTGGAGATCGCCAACGCCTCGTTGCTGGATGAATCCACTGCCTGTGCTGAAGCGATGACCATGGCGCAGCGGGTTGCGAAATCCAAAGCGAAGGCTTTCTTTGTAGACCGCGATTGTCACCCACAAAACATCGCGGTTGTGAAAACGCGTGCTGAACCTCTGGGGATTGAGGTGATCGTCGGCAATCCGGATAAGCTGGAAGCTGACAAGGTCTTTGGGGCATTGTTCCAGTATCCGGGCACCTACGGTCATGTGCGCGATTTTACGCCCCAGATCGAAAAGCTGCATGAAAACAAAGCGATTGCTATTGTCGCAGCCGATCCTCTGTCTCTGACACTGCTGAAAGAACCCGGCGCTATGGGCGCCGATATCGCTGTTGGCTCTACCCAGCGATTTGGCGTGCCGATGGGATACGGCGGCCCGCACGCGGCTTACATGGCCACAAAGGACGCTTACAAACGCGCGATGCCAGGCCGTTTGGTCGGTGTGTCGATCGATGCTCACGGTAACCGCGCTTATCGTCTCTCTCTGCAAACCCGTGAGCAACACATCCGTCGTGAAAAGGCGACATCCAATGTCTGCACCGCGCAGGCTTTGCTGGCTGTGATGGCATCGATGTACGCTGTGTTCCATGGCCCGAAAGGTTTGCAGGCGATTGCGCAGCGTATTCACCGCAAGACCGTGCGTTTGGCGAACGGCCTTGAAGCGGCTGGGTTCAAAGTCGATCCACAGTCCTTCTTTGACACGATCACAGTGGATGTTGGCCCTCTGCAGGCGGCGGTTCTGAAATCTGCACGGGATGAGAACATCAACCTGCGTAAAGTGGGTGAGTTCCGCGTGGGCATCACGCTCGACGAGGCCACACGTTCTGATGTGATCGAAGGCGTCTGGCGTGCCTTTGGTATCGTCACCAAAGACGACAAGCTGGATCAGGGCTACCGCGTGCCTGAAAACATGCACCGCAGGACGGAATACCTGACGCATCCGATCTTCCACATGAACCGCGCTGAAACCGAAATGATGCGTTACATGCGCCGTCTGGCGGATCGCGATTTGGCTTTGGATCGCGCGATGATCCCACTGGGGTCTTGCACCATGAAGCTGAACGCGGCGGCAGAAATGATGCCGATCAGCTGGCCTGAGTTTGCGCATATGCACCCGTTTGCGCCTGTGGACCAAGCGGCAGGTTACACCGAGATGGTGACGGATCTGTCAGATAAGCTTTGTGACATCACCGGATATGACGCGATTTCCATGCAGCCGAACTCCGGCGCGCAGGGGGAATATGCGGGTCTGTTGACCATTGCGGCGTATCACCGTGCGAATGGCCAGGGGCACCGGAACATCTGCCTTATCCCAATGAGTGCGCATGGGACCAACCCGGCATCGGCTCAGATGGTGGGCTGGAAAGTCGTTCCGGTGAAGTCTGCTGAGAACGGCGACATTGATCTCGAGGACTTTAAAGCCAAGGCTGAAAAACATGGCGAAAACCTCGCGGGCTGCATGATAACCTATCCATCGACCCACGGCGTGTTTGAGGAAACCGTGCATGAGGTTTGCCAGATCACCCATGATTTCGGCGGGCAGGTCTATATCGACGGCGCGAATATGAACGCCATGGTGGGCCTGTCGCGTCCGGGTGATCTGGGCGGTGATGTAAGCCACCTCAACCTGCACAAGACCTTCGCTATCCCACATGGCGGTGGAGGTCCGGGCATGGGACCGATTGGTGTGAAAGCGCATCTAACACCGCATTTGCCAGGGCATCCAGAGACGGGCGGCGAAGAAGGGCCGGTTTCAGCAGCGCCTTTGGGCTCCGCGTCCATCCTTGCGATCAGCTGGGCTTATTGTCTGATGATGGGCGGTGATGGTCTGACGCAAGCCACTCGCGTGGCAATCTTGAACGGCAACTATATCGCAAAGCGTTTGGAAGGCGCTTTTGAAGTTCTCTACAAAGGCCCAACCGGCCGAGTGGCGCACGAATGCATTATCGACACGCGACCCTTTGCGGACACGGCTGGTGTGTCGGTTGACGACATCGCCAAGCGTCTGATCGACAATGGCTTTCACGCGCCAACAATGTCTTGGCCTGTGGCTGGCACGCTGATGATTGAGCCGACAGAATCTGAGACCAAAGCTGAGTTGGATCGGTTCTGCGACGCGATGTTGGCGATCCGGGCAGAGATCGACGCCATCGAAAAAGGCGATATGGATGCGGAGAACAACCCGCTGAAAAACGCACCGCATACGATGGAAGATTTGGTAAAAGACTGGGATCGTCCCGATAGCCGCGAGCAGGGTTGTTTCCCTCCCGGCGCCTTTCGGGTCGACAAATACTGGCCACCGGTCAACCGCGTGGACAATGCCTTTGGCGACAGGCATCTGATCTGTACCTGCCCACCGATGGATGACTACGCAGAAGCGGCTGAATAA
- a CDS encoding ABC transporter ATP-binding protein, with protein sequence MDTILSLKDVRLALEGNAGLVEILHGISLDVQKGETLGLVGPSGSGKSSLLMLMGGLERTTGGEIKALGQDLTAMNEDALARFRRDHMGVVFQSFHLIPTMTALENVATPLELAGHKDAFERAEAELEAVGLGHRGDHYPAQMSGGEQQRVALARASAPRPKILLADEPTGNLDGANGAAIMDLLFGLRDRHGATLVLVTHSNELANRCDRVVRLRDGRIDDMRKAAE encoded by the coding sequence ATGGACACGATCCTTTCCCTTAAAGATGTGCGTTTGGCGCTAGAAGGCAATGCCGGACTTGTCGAAATCCTACACGGCATTTCGCTAGATGTGCAAAAAGGTGAGACTTTGGGGCTGGTTGGCCCATCAGGATCGGGCAAATCGTCATTGTTAATGCTGATGGGCGGATTGGAGCGCACCACAGGCGGCGAAATCAAAGCTCTGGGTCAAGATCTGACCGCTATGAATGAAGACGCCTTGGCACGCTTCAGGCGCGATCACATGGGCGTTGTGTTTCAAAGTTTTCACCTCATCCCGACCATGACGGCTTTGGAAAACGTGGCCACACCCTTAGAACTTGCAGGGCACAAAGATGCATTTGAACGCGCTGAGGCTGAACTCGAAGCCGTTGGGCTAGGCCATCGCGGCGACCACTACCCTGCACAGATGTCCGGCGGTGAACAGCAACGTGTCGCTTTGGCGCGCGCATCTGCGCCACGCCCGAAAATCTTGCTGGCCGATGAACCAACCGGCAACCTCGACGGTGCCAATGGCGCCGCCATCATGGATCTGCTCTTTGGTCTACGGGATCGCCACGGCGCGACATTGGTTCTGGTGACACATTCCAATGAGCTCGCGAACCGCTGCGATCGCGTGGTGCGCCTGCGGGACGGGCGGATTGATGACATGCGAAAGGCTGCGGAATGA
- a CDS encoding ABC transporter permease translates to MSFRTAAKFARRELRGGLKGFRIFLACLTLGVAAIAGIGSVRESIQAGITSQGTQILGGDAEIEFTYRYATEDERNWMGENADAISEIVDFRSMAVVTRGEVTERGLTQVKAVDNAYPLVGEVILDPAVPLETALGLSEGVPGAVMHPLLVDRLALEIGDTFALGQQEFRLTARLEGEPDNAGGGFGLGPRTLVATQSLENSGLLAPGTLFETQYRLLLKDASDLDAIKAEAEAQFEEKGLRWRDSRNGAPGVSRFVERLGSFLILVGLSGLAVGGVGVSAAIRAYLASKTHVIATLRSLGADRSTIFLTYFIQIGVLSLLGIAMGLLLGGVAPIALGPVIQAALPLPAVITLHPLPLIEASVYGLLTALIFTLWPLARTEDIRAAELFREAMNAAKGLPAARYLAATAALVALLVSAASYFSGSLTLTLWTTGGIAAALLLLALASLLIRWISRKSAPRARRRPALRWALAAISSPREGAASVVLSLGLGLSVLAAVGQIDGNLRNAIAQDLPGVAPSYFFVDIQRDQMPGFLDRVENDPAVSKVENAPMLRGIITQINGRPAAETAGDHWVIRGDRGVSYASTLPETSKLTAGEWWDEDYTGEPQISFAAEEAEEMGLKLGDSMTVNILGRDITGTVTSFREVDFSTAGMGFVLVMNEAALVGAPHSFIATVYAEESAEAQILRDISNAYANVTAIRVRDAIDRVTEVLGSIAAATAYGAAATLLTGFLVLIGAAAAGQQTRTYEAAILKTLGATRRRILLSFTLRGALLGAAAGIVAIAAGILGGWAVSEFVLESDFIVIWGNALAIVIGGIAATLLAGLAFATGPLKAKPAGILRTAD, encoded by the coding sequence ATGAGCTTTCGTACTGCGGCAAAATTTGCCCGCCGTGAACTGCGCGGCGGCCTGAAAGGATTTCGCATCTTCCTTGCCTGCCTCACCCTGGGAGTTGCAGCAATTGCAGGTATCGGATCGGTCCGTGAAAGCATCCAAGCGGGCATAACCAGCCAAGGCACCCAAATTCTGGGTGGCGATGCAGAGATAGAGTTCACCTACCGCTACGCCACTGAGGACGAGCGCAATTGGATGGGCGAAAATGCCGATGCGATCTCTGAAATTGTTGATTTTCGCTCCATGGCTGTCGTTACACGGGGCGAAGTTACGGAAAGGGGCCTGACCCAAGTCAAAGCCGTAGATAACGCCTACCCCCTGGTTGGTGAGGTCATATTGGACCCAGCTGTTCCGCTGGAAACCGCGCTCGGCTTAAGCGAGGGTGTGCCCGGCGCTGTCATGCATCCGCTGTTGGTTGACCGTCTGGCACTGGAAATTGGTGACACTTTCGCGCTGGGCCAGCAAGAGTTCCGCCTGACTGCCAGGCTTGAAGGTGAACCTGACAACGCTGGAGGAGGTTTTGGACTTGGCCCACGCACACTCGTAGCCACGCAAAGCCTTGAAAATTCTGGCCTTCTAGCCCCGGGCACTCTGTTTGAAACCCAATACCGTCTCCTGTTGAAAGACGCTTCTGACCTCGATGCGATAAAGGCTGAAGCTGAGGCGCAGTTTGAAGAAAAGGGCCTGCGCTGGCGCGATAGCCGCAATGGCGCACCGGGTGTTTCCAGGTTTGTCGAGCGCCTCGGCTCTTTCCTGATCCTTGTGGGTCTGTCCGGACTTGCTGTTGGTGGCGTCGGTGTATCCGCGGCCATCCGTGCCTACCTCGCCAGCAAAACTCATGTGATTGCAACGCTGCGCTCCTTGGGGGCAGATCGTTCAACGATATTCTTAACCTATTTCATTCAGATCGGGGTTCTCAGCCTGCTTGGTATTGCTATGGGCCTTTTGCTCGGAGGCGTTGCCCCAATCGCGCTTGGTCCGGTCATTCAAGCGGCTTTGCCATTGCCTGCTGTGATCACCCTGCACCCTTTACCTCTCATTGAAGCCTCGGTTTACGGGCTTTTGACAGCACTGATTTTCACCCTTTGGCCGCTTGCGCGTACCGAAGACATCCGTGCAGCCGAACTCTTCCGAGAAGCCATGAATGCAGCCAAAGGTCTGCCAGCAGCGCGTTACCTCGCGGCGACAGCTGCGCTAGTGGCTCTGTTGGTCAGCGCCGCAAGTTATTTTTCTGGTTCTCTCACACTCACGCTCTGGACAACTGGCGGTATTGCAGCAGCCTTGCTTCTGCTCGCTCTGGCATCGCTCTTGATCCGCTGGATTTCACGCAAATCCGCGCCTCGTGCACGCCGTCGCCCAGCATTGCGTTGGGCGCTTGCTGCAATCAGCAGCCCGCGCGAAGGGGCGGCATCGGTTGTCTTGTCGCTGGGGTTGGGCCTATCCGTACTTGCCGCCGTTGGACAGATTGATGGCAACCTAAGGAACGCGATTGCCCAAGACCTTCCCGGCGTGGCACCAAGCTATTTCTTTGTTGATATCCAACGCGATCAAATGCCCGGTTTTCTGGATAGGGTCGAAAATGATCCGGCTGTAAGTAAAGTTGAAAACGCCCCAATGCTGCGCGGTATTATCACCCAGATCAATGGCAGGCCTGCTGCAGAAACAGCGGGAGATCACTGGGTCATTCGAGGCGACCGCGGCGTGAGCTACGCAAGCACCCTGCCCGAAACCTCCAAACTCACCGCGGGCGAGTGGTGGGATGAAGACTATACCGGGGAACCTCAGATTAGCTTTGCAGCTGAGGAAGCCGAAGAAATGGGTTTGAAGCTCGGTGACAGCATGACGGTGAACATCCTCGGACGGGATATCACTGGCACGGTCACCAGCTTCCGAGAAGTTGATTTCTCGACAGCTGGAATGGGTTTCGTTCTGGTCATGAACGAAGCAGCGCTTGTCGGAGCGCCCCATAGCTTCATCGCGACCGTCTACGCAGAGGAGAGCGCTGAAGCGCAGATCCTACGTGATATCTCAAACGCGTATGCCAACGTGACAGCCATCAGAGTGCGCGATGCAATAGATCGCGTTACAGAAGTTCTTGGCTCTATTGCGGCAGCCACCGCCTATGGGGCCGCTGCGACGCTTCTTACCGGCTTCCTTGTCCTGATCGGTGCAGCGGCTGCAGGTCAGCAAACCCGCACCTATGAGGCTGCCATCCTGAAAACCCTAGGAGCGACCCGTCGCCGGATACTGCTGAGTTTCACTCTACGCGGGGCCCTACTGGGAGCAGCAGCCGGTATCGTCGCCATTGCAGCAGGTATTCTCGGAGGCTGGGCGGTCAGTGAGTTTGTCTTGGAAAGCGATTTCATCGTGATCTGGGGCAATGCGCTCGCGATTGTCATTGGAGGCATTGCCGCCACGCTTCTTGCAGGGCTCGCCTTTGCAACTGGCCCGCTTAAAGCCAAACCAGCAGGTATTCTGCGAACCGCAGACTGA
- the gcvH gene encoding glycine cleavage system protein GcvH yields MKFTEEHEWLRVEGDVVVVGVTAHAAEQLGDVVFVELPEIDTEVSKDDEVCVIESVKAASDILAPLDGEIVEVNEALVDEPGKVNEDPIGDAWFFKMKASDLSQMDDYMDEAAYNNFIG; encoded by the coding sequence ATGAAATTTACTGAAGAGCACGAATGGCTGCGCGTTGAGGGCGATGTTGTGGTGGTCGGCGTCACCGCCCACGCGGCAGAACAATTGGGCGATGTTGTTTTTGTCGAACTGCCAGAGATCGATACTGAAGTGTCAAAAGATGACGAAGTCTGCGTGATTGAATCTGTGAAGGCCGCCTCAGACATTCTCGCACCTCTGGATGGTGAGATCGTCGAAGTGAATGAAGCGCTCGTAGATGAGCCTGGCAAAGTCAATGAAGATCCGATTGGCGATGCATGGTTCTTCAAAATGAAAGCGTCTGATCTGAGCCAGATGGACGATTACATGGACGAAGCCGCTTATAACAACTTCATCGGGTAA
- a CDS encoding arylesterase, translating into MINLKRQYGACREISKVAAAVLLSSSAAFAEPVTIAAMGDSLTQGYGLHVDQGFVPQLQAWLTGQGADVRLVNAGVSGDTTAGGLSRAAWTMTPDVDAMIVALGGNDVLRGIDPASSRANLSGILAAAAAQDVNVLLIGMQAPGNYGPEYKESFDSMYPQLSEQFATLFAPSFFEGLGSVDPAEVQGLMQADGIHPNAKGVAMIVDALGPHVLALVEHTSEN; encoded by the coding sequence TTGATCAATCTTAAACGCCAATATGGGGCTTGCCGTGAAATCAGCAAGGTGGCTGCCGCGGTTTTGCTTTCGTCTTCTGCCGCATTTGCTGAGCCTGTGACAATCGCCGCCATGGGCGACAGCTTGACCCAGGGATATGGACTTCATGTGGACCAAGGGTTTGTACCGCAGCTTCAAGCGTGGCTGACGGGGCAGGGCGCCGATGTTCGTCTCGTGAACGCCGGGGTCTCCGGTGACACGACAGCCGGAGGACTTTCGCGCGCTGCTTGGACGATGACGCCGGATGTGGACGCGATGATTGTCGCTTTGGGCGGCAACGACGTTCTGCGTGGAATTGATCCGGCCTCATCGAGGGCAAACCTATCAGGCATTCTGGCTGCTGCCGCGGCGCAGGATGTGAACGTATTGCTGATTGGAATGCAGGCGCCGGGCAATTACGGACCAGAGTACAAAGAGAGTTTTGACTCCATGTATCCGCAACTCTCTGAGCAATTTGCCACCCTATTTGCCCCAAGTTTTTTTGAAGGCCTGGGCTCGGTTGATCCAGCTGAAGTACAGGGGCTGATGCAGGCGGATGGCATTCATCCAAATGCAAAGGGCGTTGCCATGATTGTTGATGCCCTCGGCCCACATGTACTCGCACTTGTCGAGCACACCTCTGAGAACTGA